In Erigeron canadensis isolate Cc75 chromosome 1, C_canadensis_v1, whole genome shotgun sequence, a single window of DNA contains:
- the LOC122579091 gene encoding magnesium transporter MRS2-I-like, which translates to MGRGEVTSSEMETTSSLVVKKKARSWILIDTNVNESVMDIDKYAIMHRVQIHARDLRILDPLLSYPSTILGRDRAIVLNLEHIKAIITAEEVLLRDPSDDNVIPVVEELRRRLPVTNSNHGELGGQNDDAGEEDESPFEFRALEVFLEAICSFHAARTTELETDAYPALDELTSKISSRNLDRVRKLKSAMTRLTARVQKVRDELERLLDDDDDMADLYLSRKLSSASPVSGSGAASWFLGSPTIGSKISRASRASVMTVHGDENDVEELEMLLEAYFMQIDGTLNKLTSLREYIDDTEDYINIQLDNHRNQLIQLELFLSSGTVCMSIYALVTGIFGMNIPYTWNDDHGYMFKWVVIVSGVFSAVLFLLIVSYARFKGLVGS; encoded by the exons atggGTCGAGGAGAAGTGACATCATCGGAGATGGAAACGACGTCGTCGTTAGTGGTGAAGAAAAAAGCGAGAAGTTGGATATTAATAGATACAAATGTGAATGAAAGTGTGATGGATATAGATAAGTATGCGATTATGCATAGAGTTCAGATTCATGCGCGTGATCTCAGAATTCTCGATCCTCTTCTTTCGTATCCTTCTACTATTTTAGGCCGTGACCGTGCTATCGTTCTCAATCTCgaa CATATCAAGGCTATTATCACTGCCGAAGAG GTCTTGCTTCGGGATCCTTCAGATGATAATGTAATACCAGTTGTTGAAGAGCTAAGGAGGAGATTGCCTGTTACAAATTCTAATCATGGAGAATTGGGTGGCCAGAATGATGATGCTGGCGAAGAAGATG AGTCTCCATTTGAATTTCGAGCATTAGAGGTTTTCCTAGAGGCCATCTGCAGCTTTCATGCGGCGCGTACTACAGAACTAGAAACTGATGCTTACCCAGCGTTGGACGAGCTTACGTCTAAG ATAAGTAGTCGTAACTTGGACCGGGTTCGTAAACTGAAAAGTGCAATGACAAGGTTGACTGCTCGTGTACAAAAG GTTAGGGATGAACTTGAACGACTTTTGGACGACGACGATGATATGGCAGATCTTTACTTATCACGGAAGCTATCTTCGGCCTCACCAGTAAGTGGGTCTGGTGCTGCTAGTTGGTTTCTTGGGTCACCTACTATTGGTTCAAAGATTTCTAGAGCTAGCAGGGCTAGTGTGATGACGGTTCATGGAGATGAGAATGATGTTGAAGAGCTTGAGATGCTTCTGGAG GCCTACTTCATGCAGATTGATGGAACGTTAAACAAGTTAACTAGT CTACGTGAATATATTGATGATACCGAAGATTACATCAACATCCAG CTTGACAATCATAGAAATCAGCTAATTCAG CTGGAGCTCTTTTTAAGTTCAGGAACCGTATGCATGTCAATCTATGCATTGGTGACTGGGATATTTGGGATGAATATACCTTATACATGGAACGATGATCATGGCTACATGTTCAAATGG GTGGTGATCGTGTCTGGTGTTTTTTCTGCAGTCCTTTTTCTTCTCATTGTTTCCTATGCTCGTTTTAAAGGGCTCGTTGGATCTTGA